One genomic window of Solanum dulcamara chromosome 10, daSolDulc1.2, whole genome shotgun sequence includes the following:
- the LOC129869834 gene encoding uncharacterized protein LOC129869834: MNEIFYSGPYTINNRPIILKLWTVDFDFSKEFPITIPLWVKFPKLLMSCWGKGSLSRIASVIGVPIYADECTAKQTRISYARMLIEVNVTQPLPDKITVMDLHEKVFEQEVLYDWKPKFFPKCSMVGHVCQTMQQQTFQLQKKQGTRKVEQEWKPTGVIREPAPEIKEASVQKQVEDKPSQGAKGKMVQVDTNLERRIAEVPQSSTSRIQNGEVVYSPELNLTDFPLLGSWPKKNAWGNTSRRLSEYDQAPPDKGEQPHST, from the coding sequence ATGAATGAAATCTTCTACTCAGGGCCTTATACCATAAATAATAGACCTATAATTCTTAAACTATGGACTGTGGATTTTGATTTCAGTAAGGAATTCCCTATAACAATTCCTCTCTGGGTGAAATTTCCAAAACTTCTGATGTCTTGCTGGGGGAAAGGCTCATTGAGTAGAATAGCTAGTGTCATTGGAGTACCAATATATGCTGATGAATGTACTGCTAAACAAACAAGGATCTCTTATGCTCGAATGTTGATTGAAGTGAATGTTACTCAACCACTGCCTGATAAGATTACTGTTATGGACCTTCATGAGAAAGTGTTTGAGCAGGAGGTTCTATATGATTGGAAACCTAAGTTTTTCCCTAAATGCTCAATGGTTGGACATGTATGCCAAACAATGCAACAACAAACCTTTCAACTCCAGAAGAAGCAAGGCACTAGAAAAGTTGAACAAGAATGGAAACCTACAGGTGTGATCAGAGAGCCTGCTCCAGAAATAAAAGAAGCTTCAGTGCAAAAACAAGTAGAGGATAAGCCCTCCCAAGGTGCAAAAGGAAAAATGGTTCAGGTGGACACAAATTTAGAGAGAAGAATAGCTGAAGTTCCTCAAAGCTCTACCAGCAGAATTCAGAATGGAGAAGTAGTATATAGCCCTGAACTGAACTTGACTGATTTCCCACTTTTGGGATCTTGGCCAAAGAAGAATGCATGGGGAAATACTTCCAGAAGGCTCAGTGAATATGATCAAGCACCTCCTGATAAAGGAGAACAACCACACAGTACCTAA